A genomic region of Alicyclobacillus sp. SO9 contains the following coding sequences:
- a CDS encoding GNAT family N-acetyltransferase, with the protein MEIRQAVLEDADQLAAIFNAYRSHFGGKSDVSASMEFLKDRMMSADSVIFYAYDERSDEQSAIRAVTGFAQLYPSFSSVTLENLWILNDLYVTETTRGQGVGRLLLHHVLHFAHERSSKGVILETTPENTRAQAFYKRNRFVRDKAHHFTHYFSEQK; encoded by the coding sequence ATGGAAATCAGGCAAGCAGTGTTAGAAGACGCCGACCAGCTTGCAGCCATTTTTAATGCATATCGAAGTCATTTTGGCGGGAAATCTGATGTGAGTGCCTCTATGGAATTTCTCAAAGACCGGATGATGTCTGCGGACTCCGTTATCTTCTATGCATATGATGAACGGAGTGACGAACAAAGCGCCATCCGCGCTGTCACGGGCTTTGCTCAACTTTATCCGTCATTCTCATCTGTCACACTGGAGAATCTATGGATACTGAATGACTTGTACGTCACGGAAACGACCAGAGGACAAGGGGTTGGACGGCTCCTGCTACACCACGTTCTCCACTTTGCACATGAACGCAGCTCCAAGGGAGTCATACTTGAAACGACCCCGGAAAACACCAGAGCTCAGGCATTTTATAAGAGAAATAGGTTTGTACGGGATAAGGCTCATCACTTCACCCATTACTTTTCAGAACAAAAATAG
- a CDS encoding MBL fold metallo-hydrolase: MLKIGQRNGVVFAEGSIGNLRPHVFVYVVDGMLIDTGPQKLEAELAEFYTSQDFNQVVLTHSHEDHSGTAAWMRERGVPVYLWESGIDACKEEADYPQYRQDMWGLRQPFAAVPLKNTVVSDTTVWDVVHTPGHSPNHVCLLNQDTGTLFSGDLYLSTKVKVLMKDESVPVMMQSIRKVLSLDFEDLYCSHAGYVPEGRQHLKRKLVFMEELSGEILQLYHKGWTISEIDKQMFPQKPPIVAYSAGEFDTVHIVSSVVENA, encoded by the coding sequence ATGCTAAAAATAGGGCAACGAAATGGAGTCGTTTTTGCAGAGGGCAGCATCGGTAATCTTCGGCCTCACGTGTTTGTGTATGTCGTGGACGGGATGTTGATTGATACGGGTCCTCAGAAGTTGGAAGCGGAACTTGCAGAGTTCTACACGTCCCAGGATTTTAATCAAGTGGTGCTCACCCACAGCCACGAGGACCACTCAGGCACGGCAGCCTGGATGAGAGAGCGGGGGGTGCCTGTGTACCTGTGGGAAAGCGGTATTGACGCTTGTAAAGAAGAGGCAGACTATCCTCAATATCGACAGGACATGTGGGGTCTGCGTCAACCTTTTGCTGCGGTTCCGCTCAAAAACACGGTTGTCTCGGACACGACTGTTTGGGATGTGGTTCATACACCAGGACATTCACCCAATCACGTTTGCCTCCTCAATCAAGACACCGGAACGCTCTTTTCTGGAGATTTATACCTGTCGACCAAGGTCAAAGTCTTGATGAAAGACGAGTCGGTACCTGTCATGATGCAATCCATTCGGAAAGTATTGTCGCTAGATTTTGAAGACCTCTACTGCAGCCATGCCGGGTATGTGCCGGAAGGGAGGCAGCATTTGAAAAGAAAGCTCGTGTTTATGGAGGAATTGTCGGGCGAAATCTTGCAGCTTTATCACAAGGGGTGGACCATTAGCGAGATCGATAAACAGATGTTTCCTCAAAAACCTCCTATAGTCGCTTATTCAGCCGGCGAATTTGATACCGTTCATATTGTTTCATCAGTAGTGGAGAATGCCTGA
- a CDS encoding PQQ-binding-like beta-propeller repeat protein, which yields MKHGVWTVALVTLVGLTGCSQNAAGQSKQAAQSTSNHASVKASGNSTGTNGVKTTQANAGSSTIQGSTNSTAAKVPKGPLPGDLLIADEGNSRILIVNPQKKVVWSMNLGFKGNTKAGADDSFLTPDQKHIIINEENNQVIAIIDIAKKKIVWQYGHPGHPGSKPGYLNTPDDAYQLPNGDVSVADIRNQRILFINPKTNKIVKQYGITGKRYHNPPYSFAAPNGDTPVSGGRTLVTEIGGSYADMLSPSGKLLYTVHFPNIKYPSDTQLLPNGNLLVVDYSKPGRVEEITPKGKIVWDYYKTSGNGALNHPSLAIRLPNGDIALNDDYDDRVVIINPKTNKIVWQYGHKGKSGTAKGFLNEPDGIDFVPTTVNLGN from the coding sequence ATGAAACATGGCGTATGGACTGTAGCGTTGGTCACACTTGTGGGGCTCACAGGGTGCAGCCAAAATGCTGCAGGACAATCAAAGCAGGCGGCACAGAGCACAAGTAATCATGCAAGCGTGAAGGCCAGCGGGAATAGCACAGGAACGAATGGCGTGAAGACAACGCAAGCAAATGCAGGAAGTTCTACAATACAGGGGAGTACCAACTCCACCGCGGCCAAAGTTCCAAAAGGGCCCTTGCCCGGCGACTTACTTATCGCCGATGAAGGGAACAGCCGTATTCTAATTGTTAATCCTCAGAAGAAAGTTGTCTGGTCAATGAACCTCGGGTTTAAGGGGAACACAAAGGCAGGCGCAGATGATTCTTTTCTGACGCCTGATCAGAAGCACATCATTATTAACGAGGAAAACAACCAGGTTATTGCCATTATTGATATTGCCAAAAAGAAAATTGTGTGGCAGTACGGGCATCCTGGCCATCCGGGCAGCAAGCCGGGCTACCTGAATACCCCAGACGATGCATACCAACTCCCAAATGGCGATGTGAGCGTGGCGGACATTCGCAACCAAAGAATCCTCTTTATCAACCCCAAGACGAATAAAATCGTGAAACAATACGGCATTACCGGAAAGAGGTACCACAACCCGCCATACTCCTTTGCAGCACCCAACGGCGACACACCTGTATCGGGCGGGAGGACACTGGTAACGGAAATTGGGGGAAGTTACGCAGATATGCTCAGTCCTTCAGGGAAACTCTTGTACACAGTTCACTTCCCAAACATCAAATATCCGTCAGATACCCAATTGCTCCCGAATGGAAATTTGCTTGTCGTCGATTACAGTAAACCAGGGCGTGTCGAGGAAATCACGCCGAAAGGGAAAATCGTGTGGGACTACTACAAGACATCAGGAAACGGCGCATTGAATCACCCATCCCTTGCCATTCGTCTTCCCAATGGTGACATTGCGCTCAATGATGACTACGACGATAGAGTTGTTATTATCAATCCAAAGACAAACAAAATTGTCTGGCAGTATGGTCACAAAGGCAAGTCAGGCACGGCTAAGGGCTTTTTGAACGAGCCTGATGGAATCGACTTTGTTCCAACAACCGTAAACTTGGGGAACTAG
- the wrbA gene encoding NAD(P)H:quinone oxidoreductase, with protein sequence MANVKVAVIYYSSTGTNHNMANAAAESAKESGAEVKVLKVPELAPEEAIAANAGWKKHHEETKHVPEATAADLDWADAIIFSVPTRFGNIPSQMKQFLDTMGGLWGQGKTVNKVVTAMTSAQNPHGGQEATILNLYTSMYHWGAIVVAPGYTDASLFAAGGNPYGTSVTAKEDGSIDESASTAIKHQAKRVVTVAGWVKNGQAQG encoded by the coding sequence TTGGCAAACGTAAAGGTTGCTGTGATTTACTACAGTTCAACAGGAACAAATCACAACATGGCAAATGCTGCTGCAGAAAGTGCAAAGGAATCTGGTGCTGAAGTGAAAGTCTTGAAGGTACCTGAGCTTGCTCCAGAAGAGGCCATTGCAGCAAACGCTGGGTGGAAAAAGCATCATGAGGAAACAAAACACGTTCCTGAGGCAACAGCAGCTGATTTGGATTGGGCCGATGCGATCATTTTCAGCGTACCGACTCGGTTTGGAAACATTCCTTCGCAAATGAAACAATTCCTGGATACCATGGGCGGACTGTGGGGACAAGGAAAAACTGTGAATAAAGTCGTCACAGCGATGACAAGTGCCCAAAATCCACACGGCGGACAAGAAGCAACAATCCTCAACCTATACACATCCATGTATCATTGGGGCGCGATTGTCGTAGCTCCTGGATATACAGATGCATCACTGTTTGCAGCAGGCGGCAACCCGTATGGCACAAGTGTGACCGCTAAAGAAGACGGATCCATCGATGAGAGTGCCAGCACAGCCATCAAACATCAAGCGAAGCGCGTCGTGACAGTTGCCGGTTGGGTCAAGAATGGTCAAGCACAAGGCTAA
- the lepB gene encoding signal peptidase I produces the protein MAVKSFMKNWILPIAAGVLVALIVKTWVVSAAVVPSSSMRPTIPNPCYILVDKLSTEFGSLHRGEVVTFHFPDNPSEIFVKRIVGMPGDTVTVKDHSVLVNGKPYKVPTSIIMPNGLGLGTYHVPPGHYFMMGDNRPISRDSRFWTHKYVARSAITGQASFVIFPFNKIKSISQ, from the coding sequence ATGGCAGTAAAATCGTTCATGAAAAATTGGATTCTGCCGATTGCGGCGGGTGTTCTCGTTGCCCTCATCGTAAAAACCTGGGTGGTTAGTGCGGCTGTGGTTCCGAGTTCATCAATGCGACCGACGATTCCGAATCCATGTTACATTTTGGTCGATAAACTCTCCACGGAATTTGGGAGTCTGCACCGGGGTGAAGTTGTAACGTTCCACTTTCCCGATAATCCTTCAGAGATTTTCGTAAAACGTATTGTTGGTATGCCAGGAGACACAGTAACCGTGAAAGACCACTCGGTTTTGGTAAACGGCAAGCCGTACAAAGTACCAACAAGTATCATCATGCCAAACGGTCTTGGCCTGGGTACATATCACGTTCCGCCTGGGCATTACTTTATGATGGGGGACAACAGACCCATTTCAAGGGACAGCAGGTTTTGGACGCACAAATATGTCGCTAGGTCTGCAATCACCGGTCAGGCGAGCTTTGTTATTTTTCCATTCAACAAAATCAAGAGTATTTCACAGTAA
- a CDS encoding CGNR zinc finger domain-containing protein, protein MTKREEFPLISGHPSIDLVNTEVVRRGVRHDLLVTESDLDHWLVSMKETGSLVAVQTTGHPPESLHAVKELRSFLRDGFEKLADKREHAQVEKWKQHLEDLTQRAPLSYKIMPQGLVPIPVGNSTDALLSLIAFDALQLLATKELRTMHRCANPDCVLLFMDSSGRRKWCSMKICGNRAKVARHEEKRAKRPSVGGL, encoded by the coding sequence ATGACCAAACGCGAGGAATTTCCGCTTATCTCAGGACATCCATCCATCGATCTCGTTAATACAGAGGTTGTACGCCGCGGCGTACGCCATGATTTGCTTGTTACAGAATCCGACTTAGACCATTGGCTTGTTTCAATGAAGGAAACAGGTAGTCTTGTTGCTGTACAAACAACTGGCCATCCCCCAGAAAGCTTGCATGCTGTGAAAGAATTGCGTTCCTTTTTACGAGATGGATTTGAAAAGTTGGCGGATAAGAGGGAACACGCACAGGTGGAGAAATGGAAACAACATCTGGAGGATTTGACACAACGAGCGCCTTTGTCGTATAAAATTATGCCCCAAGGTCTCGTACCCATTCCCGTAGGCAATTCAACAGATGCCCTGCTATCACTCATTGCATTTGATGCACTTCAACTATTGGCCACCAAAGAATTACGGACCATGCACCGCTGTGCGAATCCAGACTGCGTATTGCTGTTTATGGACTCAAGCGGTCGGCGCAAATGGTGTTCGATGAAAATCTGCGGAAACCGTGCAAAAGTAGCTCGTCATGAGGAGAAGCGTGCAAAACGACCAAGTGTGGGGGGCCTATGA
- a CDS encoding DUF1348 family protein, with product MWRNRSQFVSGRAEIVDFLKQKWNRELEYRLIKSLWAFGDNRIAVRFAYEWHDHSGNWFRSYGNENWEFNESGLMVRRLASINDVPITEADRLFHWELGPRPNDIPELEEFRL from the coding sequence ATGTGGAGGAATCGGTCTCAGTTTGTATCGGGAAGAGCGGAGATTGTTGACTTCCTGAAGCAGAAATGGAACCGTGAATTGGAGTACCGCTTAATCAAAAGCCTGTGGGCATTTGGCGATAATAGAATTGCTGTACGGTTTGCGTATGAATGGCATGACCATTCCGGAAACTGGTTTCGCTCCTATGGAAATGAGAATTGGGAGTTTAATGAATCCGGGTTGATGGTCCGTCGTCTCGCATCGATTAATGATGTGCCAATCACAGAGGCCGATAGGCTCTTTCATTGGGAACTTGGACCCCGCCCAAATGACATACCGGAGTTAGAGGAGTTTAGGCTGTAA
- a CDS encoding TetR/AcrR family transcriptional regulator codes for MVQSAKRQAILDTAENLFYAHGFHAVGLKKILEEADTATMTMYHHFASKEQLIEEVLKKREAAYWSYLNARMKTQSESPLVQVVKAHVRWLGDKGKHGCMFLRAMEEFAGTDNQIERIAREHKKRLLDYLRNLARESGYGNSYDIACQMIVLLEGATSITEMIGPEQAGNQALQMVTALLAVWD; via the coding sequence ATGGTTCAGTCGGCGAAGCGACAGGCCATACTCGATACAGCGGAAAATCTGTTTTATGCCCACGGATTTCACGCCGTCGGTTTGAAAAAAATTCTTGAAGAAGCAGATACTGCAACAATGACCATGTACCATCACTTTGCTTCTAAAGAGCAGCTGATTGAGGAAGTTCTGAAGAAGCGAGAGGCAGCCTATTGGTCCTATCTTAATGCACGTATGAAGACGCAATCAGAGTCACCGCTTGTACAGGTTGTAAAAGCTCATGTGAGATGGCTTGGTGACAAAGGAAAGCACGGATGTATGTTTCTTCGAGCCATGGAAGAATTTGCGGGGACTGACAACCAAATTGAGAGGATTGCTAGAGAGCATAAGAAACGGTTGCTTGACTACTTACGGAATCTCGCACGCGAGAGTGGCTATGGCAATTCCTATGACATTGCTTGTCAAATGATTGTGCTCCTGGAAGGTGCCACGTCAATAACAGAAATGATTGGGCCGGAGCAGGCCGGAAACCAAGCGCTTCAAATGGTTACGGCGCTGCTGGCGGTCTGGGACTAG
- a CDS encoding MFS transporter, producing the protein MKKIVFLGIAMIAVCYAFARFSFGLFLPSMARTLGLTVVGSGLIASASYIAYCAALITSTFVIYKTGCHTAVRLAGISTVIGLAGITFSGDAVVLAGSVFVAGLGTGWASPAFGNIAAAELTEANRHQGNTWINSGTSFGIILSGPIALFFSHYWRQSYALFTVISLAVLVWNVKAIPQSKTRVTALSLRELRTSWRRSIPLITASLLMGISSSIYWTFSRDYITVHHHISYTVSIWFWITMGASGILGGLAGGIIGRIGMQGAYVSALFSMSAAIALLTSTSVSLTFLSGVLFGITYIFLTGVFIVWGTNLFPENPAIGISLSFLLLGIGQTVGTALAGLSIAAFSYTTSFLLFAFVGLVGLVVRTNSSK; encoded by the coding sequence TTGAAGAAAATTGTCTTTCTTGGAATTGCTATGATTGCCGTCTGTTACGCCTTTGCTCGCTTTAGCTTTGGCTTGTTCTTACCGTCTATGGCAAGAACCCTGGGACTGACGGTTGTAGGTTCAGGACTTATCGCATCAGCATCGTATATCGCCTATTGCGCAGCGCTTATCACCTCGACTTTTGTGATTTACAAAACGGGATGTCATACGGCCGTTCGATTGGCTGGAATCAGTACAGTTATTGGCTTGGCGGGAATTACATTTTCAGGAGACGCGGTCGTTCTGGCGGGAAGTGTATTCGTAGCCGGGTTGGGTACGGGGTGGGCATCACCTGCTTTTGGAAACATTGCAGCAGCGGAATTAACGGAAGCAAATCGCCACCAAGGAAATACATGGATTAACTCGGGAACGAGTTTTGGAATTATTTTGTCCGGCCCAATAGCCTTATTTTTCAGTCACTATTGGCGGCAATCGTATGCGTTGTTCACTGTCATCAGCCTTGCGGTGCTGGTCTGGAATGTCAAGGCGATTCCCCAATCTAAAACGAGAGTCACGGCGCTGTCGCTGCGTGAGCTGAGGACTTCATGGAGGAGAAGTATCCCGCTTATCACAGCATCGCTGCTCATGGGAATCAGTTCTTCAATCTATTGGACTTTCTCCAGGGATTACATTACGGTGCATCATCACATATCCTACACGGTTTCAATCTGGTTTTGGATCACTATGGGTGCATCTGGAATACTTGGCGGCCTGGCAGGGGGAATTATTGGTCGTATTGGCATGCAGGGTGCGTATGTCAGCGCACTGTTCTCAATGAGTGCTGCTATAGCTCTGTTGACATCCACTTCCGTCTCGCTCACTTTTCTGTCCGGTGTTCTATTTGGCATCACTTACATTTTCTTGACGGGTGTGTTCATTGTCTGGGGAACCAATTTATTTCCCGAGAACCCTGCCATAGGCATAAGCCTGTCCTTTTTACTTTTAGGAATAGGTCAGACCGTCGGTACGGCTTTGGCCGGCCTTTCCATCGCTGCCTTCTCCTATACCACGTCATTCCTACTCTTTGCGTTTGTAGGACTTGTTGGTTTGGTTGTTCGGACGAATTCTTCTAAATAA
- a CDS encoding methyl-accepting chemotaxis protein: protein MHRLKVLFQIRSLRQKLIGFSLILLIVPSLVTGLIGWRVATNQLNVQSKAALKSEVNLVNGTIKELNKEVQAGDLTLPTAQTEVKRMILGKKEANGHRPINHNYDLGKNGYFFIVNNQGVEVAHPSIEGTSIWSAKTPDGVMIGQKIVKVGQSGGGFIQYIWPLPNSKKDAKKIVYVAKDPAGWGWNVAAGSYESDYNSGANSILRYILITLGISIIAGILLTVLMAYSITKPILAVERQVRKVAGGDLTVEPLVVKNRDETSRLANGINSMTENLKNLISHITQTTQQVAASAEELSASSEESGRATEQITATIQQAADGAQTQSESVEQGKQSIVQMVQGVEQIAGTANTVSATALTAKDKTVSGNVSVQTAVRKMQDISTTVGELAGVIEQLGSKSDEIDEMLTAISNISRQTNLLALNAAIEAARAGESGRGFAVVADEVRKLAEQSAHSAEQIATLISQIHEGTTQAVSATQSTTERVSEGLDAVNTAGRSFEEIQESVQSVSSQIQSVSTAAKQLNSGTEELIKATQAVTRISEETAAGMQTVSASAEEQLAATEEITASAASLTTMAEQLQEMVNKFRV, encoded by the coding sequence ATGCACAGACTTAAAGTGCTGTTTCAAATCAGGTCACTGCGACAAAAGCTGATTGGCTTTTCGCTCATCCTGCTGATTGTACCAAGCCTTGTTACTGGTTTGATTGGCTGGAGGGTTGCCACAAATCAACTGAATGTTCAGAGCAAGGCGGCGCTAAAATCCGAAGTCAACCTTGTCAACGGAACCATTAAAGAATTAAACAAAGAGGTTCAAGCCGGGGACTTGACACTGCCCACAGCACAAACAGAAGTGAAACGAATGATTCTGGGAAAGAAAGAAGCAAACGGCCATCGTCCAATTAATCATAATTATGACTTGGGGAAAAACGGATATTTCTTCATTGTCAACAATCAAGGTGTTGAAGTGGCTCACCCCTCCATTGAGGGAACAAGCATCTGGAGCGCAAAGACACCGGACGGCGTCATGATTGGACAGAAAATTGTCAAAGTGGGACAGTCAGGCGGTGGATTCATTCAATACATATGGCCGCTTCCCAACTCCAAGAAGGACGCCAAGAAAATTGTATATGTTGCCAAGGATCCGGCTGGCTGGGGCTGGAATGTCGCAGCGGGATCGTATGAAAGTGACTACAATTCAGGAGCGAACTCGATACTAAGATACATCCTTATTACCCTTGGCATCTCAATTATTGCCGGCATTCTCCTTACCGTTCTCATGGCGTACAGCATTACAAAACCGATTCTTGCCGTTGAAAGACAGGTCCGGAAAGTTGCTGGAGGGGATTTGACGGTTGAGCCTCTGGTAGTGAAGAACAGAGATGAAACCAGCCGACTTGCAAATGGTATTAACAGCATGACAGAAAATCTAAAGAACCTGATTTCCCACATTACCCAGACTACACAGCAGGTTGCTGCCTCTGCTGAAGAACTATCTGCCAGTTCCGAGGAAAGCGGGCGTGCGACGGAACAGATTACGGCTACTATCCAACAGGCTGCAGACGGTGCTCAGACACAGTCCGAGAGCGTGGAACAAGGCAAACAGTCGATTGTCCAGATGGTGCAGGGTGTAGAACAAATTGCGGGCACAGCCAACACCGTGTCTGCAACGGCTTTAACGGCGAAGGACAAGACCGTTTCAGGCAACGTGTCTGTTCAAACTGCGGTGCGGAAAATGCAGGATATCAGTACAACCGTCGGTGAATTGGCAGGTGTCATTGAACAATTGGGATCGAAGTCCGACGAAATTGATGAAATGCTGACCGCTATCTCCAACATTTCCAGGCAAACGAATCTACTCGCACTGAATGCTGCGATTGAAGCTGCCAGAGCGGGCGAAAGCGGGCGCGGGTTTGCGGTCGTGGCCGACGAAGTCCGCAAGCTGGCGGAACAATCAGCCCACTCTGCAGAACAAATCGCGACATTGATTTCCCAAATTCACGAAGGAACAACACAAGCCGTGTCTGCAACGCAATCGACGACAGAGCGAGTCTCTGAAGGATTGGACGCCGTTAATACGGCAGGACGTTCCTTTGAAGAGATTCAGGAGTCCGTACAATCTGTCAGCAGTCAAATTCAGAGTGTGTCGACAGCAGCCAAACAGCTCAACTCAGGGACAGAAGAATTAATAAAGGCGACTCAGGCTGTAACACGAATCTCCGAAGAAACTGCTGCTGGAATGCAAACCGTCTCCGCCTCGGCCGAGGAACAACTCGCTGCTACGGAAGAGATTACGGCCTCTGCAGCTTCCCTCACAACGATGGCCGAACAGTTGCAGGAAATGGTCAACAAATTCCGCGTGTAG
- a CDS encoding metallophosphoesterase: MTVLWIAVAVALVVISIDLLFILPTQWLKVERVTWTRHPNTKILQISDLHIERNRVTEKILQVLAQEQPDYVFLTGDYLDSLKAMGKLSLFLKKMAFYRIPTYAVFGNHDYLLHDIIPLLELMKEHGITVLRNESVSLPEFDLVGIDDFCTENSDIDAAFFEVQKQRTKQQNRTDIHQSSVTVQEHVHQDPQSWRNRRCFVITHDPNIVLSIDYPYDVLISGHLHGKQFNVPLLFALQPMGSLTAQGIYKGVHSTSYGRYYISKGAGQSGFNARLFVRSEITLHFV, translated from the coding sequence ATGACTGTACTGTGGATAGCTGTCGCAGTCGCCCTCGTCGTCATTAGCATTGATTTGCTTTTCATTCTTCCTACCCAGTGGTTGAAAGTGGAGCGCGTAACATGGACACGCCATCCAAATACGAAGATTCTGCAAATCAGCGACCTTCACATTGAACGTAACCGAGTGACAGAAAAGATTCTCCAAGTCCTTGCACAGGAGCAGCCTGACTATGTGTTTCTGACCGGCGATTATCTCGATTCTCTCAAAGCAATGGGTAAACTGAGCCTGTTTCTAAAGAAAATGGCGTTCTATCGAATTCCGACTTACGCCGTGTTTGGGAACCACGATTATCTCTTGCACGACATAATCCCGCTTCTCGAACTGATGAAGGAACACGGAATTACGGTTCTGCGAAACGAAAGTGTCTCACTACCAGAGTTCGACTTGGTTGGTATTGATGATTTTTGCACAGAGAACTCCGATATCGATGCCGCTTTCTTTGAAGTTCAGAAGCAGCGGACTAAGCAGCAAAACCGGACAGACATTCACCAATCTTCGGTTACAGTGCAGGAGCATGTTCACCAAGACCCACAGAGTTGGAGGAACCGCAGGTGCTTCGTCATTACACACGATCCAAATATTGTTCTCTCGATAGATTATCCATACGATGTCCTCATCAGCGGTCATCTGCATGGCAAACAATTTAATGTACCCCTCTTGTTTGCGCTTCAACCGATGGGGTCATTAACAGCACAGGGAATCTATAAAGGCGTTCACAGCACTTCGTATGGAAGGTACTATATCTCCAAGGGAGCGGGGCAGTCCGGTTTCAATGCACGTTTGTTTGTCCGAAGTGAAATCACTTTGCATTTCGTTTAA
- a CDS encoding ABC transporter ATP-binding protein: MSAKKTGVNSLSVLSVDSLNVEFNLNGTYFPAVRDLSLDIKEGETLGLVGESGCGKSVTSLALIRLLTKSARVTGSVQYNGKNLLTLGDKEIRSIRGDEISMIFQEPMTSLNPVYKVGAQISEILLLHKDMSPKEAFKHSLEMLKKVGIARPEQILQSYPHELSGGMRQRVMIAIAMSCDPRLLIADEPTTALDVTIQAQILDLMRKISKEFKTSILLITHDLGVVAEMCQRVAVMYAGQIVEQGNVDEIFMEPQHPYTRGLLAAIPKIDAKSKERLRPIDGTVPTITRMPKGCHFAPRCPFAMDRCRSEKPTLFDVADNHSSRCWLNEEGRRDA; this comes from the coding sequence ATGTCAGCAAAGAAAACAGGGGTGAACAGTTTGTCCGTACTCAGTGTGGACTCGTTAAATGTCGAATTCAATCTAAACGGCACTTATTTTCCTGCGGTTCGGGATTTATCACTAGATATTAAAGAAGGGGAAACCTTAGGACTTGTCGGTGAATCTGGATGTGGAAAAAGTGTTACATCACTTGCACTAATTCGATTACTAACCAAATCAGCACGTGTCACTGGAAGTGTCCAGTACAACGGGAAAAACCTACTGACACTGGGAGATAAGGAGATACGGAGCATTCGGGGCGATGAAATCAGTATGATTTTCCAAGAGCCTATGACTTCGTTGAACCCAGTGTATAAAGTTGGCGCTCAGATTTCAGAGATTCTTCTCTTGCACAAGGATATGTCCCCAAAAGAAGCTTTTAAGCATTCCCTAGAGATGTTGAAAAAAGTAGGAATCGCCAGGCCTGAACAAATTTTGCAATCTTATCCTCATGAACTTTCCGGCGGCATGCGCCAACGGGTAATGATTGCAATTGCAATGTCCTGCGACCCGCGTTTGCTAATTGCGGATGAGCCGACAACGGCTCTTGACGTAACCATCCAAGCACAAATTTTAGATCTAATGAGAAAAATTTCCAAGGAATTTAAGACTTCAATTTTGCTTATAACCCATGACCTGGGTGTCGTGGCTGAAATGTGTCAGCGGGTCGCCGTGATGTATGCAGGTCAGATTGTGGAACAAGGGAACGTTGATGAAATTTTTATGGAACCCCAGCACCCCTATACGAGAGGGCTTTTAGCTGCCATTCCAAAAATTGATGCAAAATCCAAGGAACGTTTGCGTCCCATCGACGGCACTGTGCCTACAATAACCAGAATGCCCAAAGGCTGTCACTTTGCGCCTCGGTGTCCTTTTGCTATGGACAGGTGCCGCAGTGAAAAACCGACTTTGTTTGACGTGGCGGACAATCATTCGTCTCGTTGTTGGTTGAATGAGGAAGGGAGACGCGACGCATGA